A single region of the Raphanus sativus cultivar WK10039 chromosome 1, ASM80110v3, whole genome shotgun sequence genome encodes:
- the LOC108825173 gene encoding uncharacterized protein LOC108825173, translated as MLHPIFFFHQQQSRARETFKIILEALQSSKMANYYEHYQIPYDSNQVNNLYDHNYYDSNQHQQFGSYPMSYNSGYDPMSYNSYDPMSYNSGYDNWNGSSEYETASAASVAYSVSTMSEPKHLFYDPNVYTTYESPPQFNIHRNVQGGFNEPEFEEYDPTPYGGGYDIVATYGKPLPPSVKICYPSSSSTVAQGNPPSPPEVIAPVPLGVYDGGEKKVVKKRVTFSEPLEEARSLEATKEDDHQEEKEDDEEWEEEEDEDEEEENESSSYGTSSTTKPECVETGEVKAVYVPSGYGLEATDMCEVIFGGYFPCVLRNKRRQEEDQNRAAEVSCWDSNDSDPWKTTSDYLFGDLYPYGYENRLERSQFEISSYGYQRYY; from the coding sequence ATGCTCCACCCAATCTTTTTCTTTCACCAACAGCAGAGCAGAGCAAGAGAGACTTTCAAGATTATCCTCGAAGCTCTACAATCCTCCAAGATGGCCAATTACTATGAGCATTACCAGATCCCATACGATTCCAATCAGGTTAACAATCTCTATGATCATAACTATTATGATAGCAATCAACATCAGCAGTTTGGTTCCTATCCCATGAGTTATAATAGTGGTTATGATCCAATGAGTTATAATAGTTATGATCCAATGAGTTACAATAGTGGTTATGATAACTGGAATGGATCATCTGAGTATGAGACAGCCTCTGCTGCATCTGTTGCTTACTCTGTTTCCACCATGTCTGAGCCAAAACATTTGTTCTATGATCCGAATGTCTACACGACCTACGAGTCTCCTCCTCAGTTTAATATCCATCGCAATGTTCAAGGCGGCTTCAACGAGCCGGAATTCGAGGAGTACGATCCGACGCCGTACGGTGGTGGCTACGATATCGTTGCAACTTACGGGAAACCTCTTCCTCCGTCGGTGAAAATATGttacccttcttcttcttcaacagtTGCTCAGGGAAACCCTCCTTCTCCTCCAGAGGTTATAGCTCCAGTACCTTTAGGAGTTTATGATGGTGGTGAAAAGAAAGTTGTTAAGAAACGTGTAACCTTTTCTGAACCGTTAGAGGAAGCTAGGTCACTGGAAGCCACTAAAGAAGATGATcatcaagaagaaaaagaagatgatgaagaatgggaagaagaagaagatgaggatgaagaggaagaaaatgAGAGTTCAAGCTATGGAACTTCTTCTACTACTAAACCTGAATGTGTGGAAACAGGAGAAGTGAAAGCTGTGTATGTTCCGTCTGGTTACGGGTTAGAAGCCACGGATATGTGCGAGGTGATATTCGGAGGCTACTTTCCTTGCGTCTTGCGTAACAAAAGACGCCAGGAGGAGGATCAAAACCGTGCGGCTGAAGTTTCATGCTGGGATAGCAACGATTCTGATCCGTGGAAGACGACTTCTGACTACCTTTTCGGGGATTTGTATCCGTATGGTTATGAGAATAGGCTCGAAAGAAGTCAGTTCGAGATATCTTCTTATGGTTACCAGAGGTATTATTAA
- the LOC108825262 gene encoding multiple organellar RNA editing factor 9, chloroplastic, whose product MASFTTSSSLLLPKTLLPSSHLARFPTLSSSIRLTEKRNPLLRSIISAAGSRRRVAMVKAATVDSDYSSRRSSSNEQRETIMLPGCDYNHWLIVMEFPKDPAATREQMIDTYLNTLATVLGSMEEAKKNMYAFSTTTYTGFQCTIDEETSEKFKGLPGVLWVLPDSYIDVKNKDYGGDKYINGEIIPCTYPTYQPKQRNNSKYQSKRYERKRDGPPPPEQQRKPRQAPPPPASDSS is encoded by the exons ATGGCTTCCTTCACAACATCTTCTTCCTTGCTTCTCCCCAAGACCCTACTTCCCTCAAGCCACCTGGCACGCTTCCCTACACTCTCCTCCAGTATCCGCCTCACCGAAAAACGGAATCCTCTGCTCCGGAGCATCATCTCCGCCGCCGGGTCTCGGCGTCGGGTTGCGATGGTCAAGGCAGCGACGGTGGATTCGGATTACTCGTCGAGAAGGAGTAGCAGCAACGAGCAGAGGGAGACGATAATGCTTCCAGGGTGCGATTACAATCACTGGCTGATAGTGATGGAGTTCCCCAAGGATCCAGCGGCAACGAGGGAGCAGATGATTGATACTTACCTCAACACTCTTGCTACTGTTCTTGGAAG TATGGAAGAGGCAAAGAAGAATATGTATGCATTCAGTACTACCACGTATACTGGATTCCAATGCACCATTGACGAAGAAACTTCTGAGAAGTTCAAGG gTTTGCCGGGAGTTCTCTGGGTTTTGCCTGACTCCTACATAGATGTCAAGAACAAGGACTATGGAG GCGACAAGTACATCAATGGAGAGATTATCCCCTGCACATACCCAACATACCAACCAAAGCAGCGCAATAACTCCAAGTATCAAAGTAAGAGGTACGAAAGAAAAAGAGACGGTCCACCACCTCCTGAGCAGCAGAGGAAACCAAGACAAGCGCCACCACCACCCGCTTCTGATTCCTCTTGA
- the LOC108810321 gene encoding G-type lectin S-receptor-like serine/threonine-protein kinase At1g11410 isoform X1, whose translation MKIFFFVLFSFLVDSCLSNNMIMRTQSMRDGDVIYSEGKRFAFGFFSLGTSKLRYVGIWYAQVSEQTVVWVANRDHPINDTSGHIKFSSRGNLCVYGSVNGTEPIWSTDVLDTISEPALVAKLSDLGNLVLLDPVTGKSFWESFNHPTNTLLPFMKFGFTRQDGVDRFMTSWRSPGDPGLGNVTYRIDRRGFPQMMMYKGTALWWRTGSWTGQRWSGVPQMTNKFIFNISFVNSPDEVSITYGVLDPSVVTRMVLNETGILQRFTWNGRDKKWIGFWSAPEEKCDNYNHCGLNGYCDTTSPDKFECSCLPGHEPKTPQAWNLRDASDGCKRSKAASICNGKEGFAKLKRVKVPNTSAVSVDMSITLKECEKRCLRNCSCVAYASAYHESDGAKGCLTWHGDMLDTRTYLSAGQDFYLRVDKAELARWNGNGSSGKRRLLLILISMIVVVMLLMIMLFCFIRRRRQANRHKKPPSTFAPSSFDIEEPFVLEELEDKSRKGELPLFELSTIAAATNNFSFQNKLGAGGFGPVYKGVLQNGMEIAVKRLSKNSGQGMEEFKNEVKLISKLQHRNLVRILGCCVESEEKMLVYEYLPNKSLDCFIFREEHRAELDWPKRMGIIRGIARGILYLHQDSRLRIIHRDLKASNVLLDNEMIPKIADFGMARIFGGNQIEGSTNRVVGTYGYMSPEYAMDGQFSIKSDVYSFGILILEIITGKKNSVIYDENSNLVGHIWGLWEKGEARVIIDTLMDAESYEESEVMKCVHIGLLCVQESASDRPDMSSVVFMLGHNAIDLPSPNHPAFTVGRNRNVKTGGSSGNWPSGETGISLNDVTLTDVQGR comes from the exons ATGAagatctttttctttgttttattctccTTCCTTGTCGATTCTTGTTTGTCCAACAACATGATCATGAGAACACAGTCCATGAGAGATGGTGATGTTATATACTCTGAAGGAAAGAGATTCGCTTTTGGATTCTTCAGCCTGGGGACTTCAAAGCTCAGGTACGTTGGGATTTGGTATGCTCAAGTCTCTGAGCAGACTGTTGTATGGGTTGCAAACAGAGACCATCCTATTAATGACACGTCTGGTCATATAAAGTTCAGCAGCAGAGGGAATCTCTGTGTGTATGGGTCTGTCAACGGAACAGAACCTATCTGGTCCACTGATGTTTTGGATACCATCTCAGAACCGGCTTTAGTTGCGAAGCTATCTGATCTAGGCAACCTTGTTCTGCTTGATCCTGTCACAGGGAAAAGCTTCTGGGAGAGCTTTAACCATCCTACAAACACTTTGCTTCCGTTTATGAAGTTTGGATTCACTCGCCAAGACGGTGTGGATCGGTTCATGACGTCGTGGAGATCTCCTGGTGACCCTGGTCTCGGAAACGTTACGTACAGGATAGACCGCAGAGGGTTTCCGCAGATGATGATGTACAAAGGAACGGCTCTGTGGTGGCGTACGGGCTCATGGACAGGGCAGAGATGGAGCGGTGTGCCTCAAATGACGAACAAGTTCATCTTCAATATCTCCTTTGTGAATAGTCCGGATGAAGTATCAATCACGTACGGTGTGTTGGATCCTTCAGTCGTAACAAGAATGGTTCTAAACGAGACGGGAATCCTGCAACGGTTCACATGGAACGGGAGGGATAAGAAGTGGATCGGGTTCTGGTCGGCTCCTGAAGAGAAGTGTGACAACTACAACCACTGTGGCCTCAACGGTTACTGCGATACCACAAGTCCAGACAAGTTTGAGTGCTCTTGCCTACCGGGGCACGAGCCTAAAACTCCCCAAGCTTGGAACTTGAGGGATGCTTCAGATGGGTGTAAGAGGAGCAAAGCAGCTTCGATATGTAATGGGAAAGAAGGTTTTGCGAAGTTGAAGCGGGTGAAGGTTCCCAATACATCAGCTGTTAGTGTGGATATGAGCATAACATTGAAAGAATGTGAAAAGAGGTGTTTGAGGAACTGCTCTTGTGTCGCTTATGCGAGCGCTTACCACGAGAGCGACGGAGCGAAAGGTTGCTTGACATGGCACGGTGATATGTTGGATACAAGGACATACTTGAGTGCAGGACAAGATTTCTATCTACGTGTAGATAAGGCAGAGCTAG CGCGGTGGAATGGAAATGGCTCATCAGGGAAGAGGAGACTTTTATTAATTCTCATCAGTATGATTGTAGTGGTGATGTTGCTAATGATCATGTTGTTCTGTTTCATAAGGAGGCGAAGAC AGGCTAACAGGCATAAGAAACCTCCATCAACCTTCGCCCCGAGCTCTTTTGATATTGAAGAGCCATTCGTATTAGAAGAGCTTGAGGATAAATCAAGAAAAGGGGAGTTGCCTCTCTTTGAGCTTAGCACAATCGCTGCAGCGACTAATAACTTCTCTTTTCAAAACAAGCTTGGAGCAGGTGGTTTCGGACCTGTTTACAAG GGCGTGTTACAAAATGGTATGGAGATAGCAGTAAAGAGGCTGTCAAAAAACTCAGGACAAGGAATGGAAGAGTTCAAGAACGAGGTCAAGTTGATATCAAAGCTGCAGCATCGAAACCTCGTGAGGATCTTAGGGTGTTGCGTTGAATCGGAAGAGAAGATGTTGGTATACGAATATTTACCAAACAAGAGCTTAGACTGTTTCATATTCC GTGAGGAGCATAGAGCGGAGTTGGACTGGCCAAAAAGGATGGGCATAATCCGAGGGATTGCTCGGGGAATCTTGTATCTTCATCAAGATTCAAGACTGAGGATCATCCACAGGGACCTCAAGGCCAGCAATGTGCTTCTTGACAACGAGATGATCCCCAAGATTGCTGACTTTGGCATGGCAAGAATCTTTGGGGGTAACCAAATCGAAGGAAGCACTAACCGAGTTGTTGGAACATA TGGATATATGTCACCAGAGTATGCAATGGATGGTCAGTTCTCAATAAAATCCGACGTCTACAGCTTCGGAATATTGATCTTAGAGATCATAACCGGAAAGAAAAATAGTGTCATCTACGACGAGAATTCAAATCTAGTCGGacat ATTTGGGGTCTATGGGAAAAAGGCGAAGCAAGAGTGATTATAGACACGCTGATGGACGCAGAGAGTTATGAAGAGAGCGAAGTGATGAAGTGCGTACACATTGGGTTGCTTTGCGTGCAAGAAAGCGCTTCGGACAGACCAGACATGTCTTCCGTTGTGTTCATGTTGGGACATAACGCCATTGATCTTCCATCTCCGAATCATCCTGCGTTTACGGTGGGAAGGAACAGAAACGTCAAAACCGGCGGCAGCTCTGGTAATTGGCCCAGTGGAGAGACTGGTATTTCTCTTAATGATGTTACCCTCACCGACGTCCAAGGTCGTTGA
- the LOC108810321 gene encoding G-type lectin S-receptor-like serine/threonine-protein kinase At1g11410 isoform X2 has product MKIFFFVLFSFLVDSCLSNNMIMRTQSMRDGDVIYSEGKRFAFGFFSLGTSKLRYVGIWYAQVSEQTVVWVANRDHPINDTSGHIKFSSRGNLCVYGSVNGTEPIWSTDVLDTISEPALVAKLSDLGNLVLLDPVTGKSFWESFNHPTNTLLPFMKFGFTRQDGVDRFMTSWRSPGDPGLGNVTYRIDRRGFPQMMMYKGTALWWRTGSWTGQRWSGVPQMTNKFIFNISFVNSPDEVSITYGVLDPSVVTRMVLNETGILQRFTWNGRDKKWIGFWSAPEEKCDNYNHCGLNGYCDTTSPDKFECSCLPGHEPKTPQAWNLRDASDGCKRSKAASICNGKEGFAKLKRVKVPNTSAVSVDMSITLKECEKRCLRNCSCVAYASAYHESDGAKGCLTWHGDMLDTRTYLSAGQDFYLRVDKAELARWNGNGSSGKRRLLLILISMIVVVMLLMIMLFCFIRRRRQANRHKKPPSTFAPSSFDIEEPFVLEELEDKSRKGELPLFELSTIAAATNNFSFQNKLGAGGFGPVYKGVLQNGMEIAVKRLSKNSGQGMEEFKNEVKLISKLQHRNLVRILGCCVESEEKMLVYEYLPNKSLDCFIFREEHRAELDWPKRMGIIRGIARGILYLHQDSRLRIIHRDLKASNVLLDNEMIPKIADFGMARIFGGNQIEGSTNRVVGT; this is encoded by the exons ATGAagatctttttctttgttttattctccTTCCTTGTCGATTCTTGTTTGTCCAACAACATGATCATGAGAACACAGTCCATGAGAGATGGTGATGTTATATACTCTGAAGGAAAGAGATTCGCTTTTGGATTCTTCAGCCTGGGGACTTCAAAGCTCAGGTACGTTGGGATTTGGTATGCTCAAGTCTCTGAGCAGACTGTTGTATGGGTTGCAAACAGAGACCATCCTATTAATGACACGTCTGGTCATATAAAGTTCAGCAGCAGAGGGAATCTCTGTGTGTATGGGTCTGTCAACGGAACAGAACCTATCTGGTCCACTGATGTTTTGGATACCATCTCAGAACCGGCTTTAGTTGCGAAGCTATCTGATCTAGGCAACCTTGTTCTGCTTGATCCTGTCACAGGGAAAAGCTTCTGGGAGAGCTTTAACCATCCTACAAACACTTTGCTTCCGTTTATGAAGTTTGGATTCACTCGCCAAGACGGTGTGGATCGGTTCATGACGTCGTGGAGATCTCCTGGTGACCCTGGTCTCGGAAACGTTACGTACAGGATAGACCGCAGAGGGTTTCCGCAGATGATGATGTACAAAGGAACGGCTCTGTGGTGGCGTACGGGCTCATGGACAGGGCAGAGATGGAGCGGTGTGCCTCAAATGACGAACAAGTTCATCTTCAATATCTCCTTTGTGAATAGTCCGGATGAAGTATCAATCACGTACGGTGTGTTGGATCCTTCAGTCGTAACAAGAATGGTTCTAAACGAGACGGGAATCCTGCAACGGTTCACATGGAACGGGAGGGATAAGAAGTGGATCGGGTTCTGGTCGGCTCCTGAAGAGAAGTGTGACAACTACAACCACTGTGGCCTCAACGGTTACTGCGATACCACAAGTCCAGACAAGTTTGAGTGCTCTTGCCTACCGGGGCACGAGCCTAAAACTCCCCAAGCTTGGAACTTGAGGGATGCTTCAGATGGGTGTAAGAGGAGCAAAGCAGCTTCGATATGTAATGGGAAAGAAGGTTTTGCGAAGTTGAAGCGGGTGAAGGTTCCCAATACATCAGCTGTTAGTGTGGATATGAGCATAACATTGAAAGAATGTGAAAAGAGGTGTTTGAGGAACTGCTCTTGTGTCGCTTATGCGAGCGCTTACCACGAGAGCGACGGAGCGAAAGGTTGCTTGACATGGCACGGTGATATGTTGGATACAAGGACATACTTGAGTGCAGGACAAGATTTCTATCTACGTGTAGATAAGGCAGAGCTAG CGCGGTGGAATGGAAATGGCTCATCAGGGAAGAGGAGACTTTTATTAATTCTCATCAGTATGATTGTAGTGGTGATGTTGCTAATGATCATGTTGTTCTGTTTCATAAGGAGGCGAAGAC AGGCTAACAGGCATAAGAAACCTCCATCAACCTTCGCCCCGAGCTCTTTTGATATTGAAGAGCCATTCGTATTAGAAGAGCTTGAGGATAAATCAAGAAAAGGGGAGTTGCCTCTCTTTGAGCTTAGCACAATCGCTGCAGCGACTAATAACTTCTCTTTTCAAAACAAGCTTGGAGCAGGTGGTTTCGGACCTGTTTACAAG GGCGTGTTACAAAATGGTATGGAGATAGCAGTAAAGAGGCTGTCAAAAAACTCAGGACAAGGAATGGAAGAGTTCAAGAACGAGGTCAAGTTGATATCAAAGCTGCAGCATCGAAACCTCGTGAGGATCTTAGGGTGTTGCGTTGAATCGGAAGAGAAGATGTTGGTATACGAATATTTACCAAACAAGAGCTTAGACTGTTTCATATTCC GTGAGGAGCATAGAGCGGAGTTGGACTGGCCAAAAAGGATGGGCATAATCCGAGGGATTGCTCGGGGAATCTTGTATCTTCATCAAGATTCAAGACTGAGGATCATCCACAGGGACCTCAAGGCCAGCAATGTGCTTCTTGACAACGAGATGATCCCCAAGATTGCTGACTTTGGCATGGCAAGAATCTTTGGGGGTAACCAAATCGAAGGAAGCACTAACCGAGTTGTTGGAACATAG
- the LOC108810332 gene encoding G-type lectin S-receptor-like serine/threonine-protein kinase RKS1 isoform X2 — MKIVFFNFFFFSCLLHPCICDDTIMRTQSMRDGDLIFSEGKTFAFGFFSLGVSKLRYVGIWYAQISEQTVVWVANRDHPMNHTSGVIRFSSRGNLCIYASVNTRKPLWSTNVSDSIVEPTLVARLSALGNLVLLDSVTKKGFWESFDHPTDSSLQFMRLGFTRKDGLDRVLTSWKSPGDPASGTFTLRINRTGFPQLILYKGLIPWWRTGSWTGLRWSGAVFQILFVNNQDEVSMTNRVMDASVITRMMVNETGYMQRLTWSAGEKRWNLFWSIPKEECDYYAHCGLNGYCHPASSEACTCLPGFEPKMPRDWLLRDYTGGCSRNNKTSLCREKEGFVKLTHTKIPDTSIASVDLNITLKECEQRCLLNCSCVAYASAYHEGVGGEKGCLTWHGDMLDTRSFLDSGQDLYIRVDREELERWNKTGSLGKRRVIFIVISLTAALMLLAVISLCFVRKRRKSNRHRRFPTTLPPGSFNISDTLRFEEDQGREWELPLFELNTIATATNNFAFRNKLGEGGFGPVYKGVLENGMEIAVKRLSKNSCQGMEEFKNEVKLISKLQHRNLVRMLGCCVESEEKMLVYEYLPNKSLDYFIFDEEQRAELAWPKRMEIICGIARGILYLHQDSRLRIIHRDLKAGNVLLDNEMIPKIADFGMARIFGGDQIRGSTNRVVGT, encoded by the exons ATGAAGATCGTCTTCttcaattttttcttcttttcctgcCTCCTCCACCCTTGTATCTGTGACGATACGATCATGAGAACACAGTCCATGAGAGATGGTGATCTCATATTCTCAGAAGGGAAGACATTTGCATTTGGATTCTTCAGCCTTGGAGTTTCAAAGCTCCGGTACGTAGGGATTTGGTATGCTCAAATCTCTGAGCAGACTGTTGTATGGGTTGCAAACAGAGACCATCCTATGAACCACACGTCTGGGGTGATAAGGTTCAGCAGCAGAGGGAATCTCTGCATCTATGCATCAGTCAACACAAGAAAACCTCTCTGGTCGACTAATGTTTCGGACAGTATAGTGGAACCAACTCTAGTTGCGAGACTCTCTGCTCTAGGGAACCTTGTTCTGCTTGATTCAGTTACAAAGAAAGGTTTCTGGGAGAGCTTTGATCATCCGACAGACTCTTCTCTTCAATTTATGAGGTTGGGTTTCACACGAAAAGACGGTTTGGATCGCGTTTTGACGTCTTGGAAATCTCCTGGTGATCCTGCTTCTGGAACTTTCACACTCCGGATAAATCGTACGGGATTTCCGCAGCTGATTCTGTACAAAGGTCTGATCCCATGGTGGCGTACGGGATCGTGGACCGGGTTGAGATGGAGCGGTGCTGTCTTCCAAATCTTGTTTGTTAATAATCAGGACGAAGTATCGATGACTAACCGTGTGATGGATGCTTCAGTCATAACAAGAATGATGGTGAACGAGACAGGATACATGCAACGTCTCACATGGAGCGCAGGGGAGAAGAGATGGAATCTGTTCTGGTCAATTCCTAAAGAGGAATGCGACTATTATGCACACTGTGGCCTTAACGGTTACTGCCATCCTGCAAGTTCAGAAGCGTGCACATGCTTACCTGGTTTTGAGCCAAAGATGCCCCGGGATTGGTTATTGAGGGACTACACGGGCGGGTGTTCGAGGAACAACAAAACTTCACTGTGCCGTGAGAAAGAAGGGTTTGTGAAGTTAACGCACACGAAGATTCCCGACACATCAATTGCAAGTGTGGATTTGAACATAACATTGAAGGAGTGTGAACAGAGGTGTTTACTGAACTGCTCTTGCGTCGCTTACGCTAGCGCTTACCACGAGGGTGTGGGAGGAGAAAAAGGGTGCTTGACATGGCACGGTGATATGTTGGATACAAGGTCATTCTTGGATTCTGGACAAGATCTCTACATACGTGTAGACAGGGAAGAGTtag AGCGGTGGAACAAAACTGGCTCGTTAGGAAAGAGGAGAGTCATTTTCATTGTCATCAGTTTGACTGCAGCCTTAATGTTACTAGCCGTCATTTCGTTGTGTTTCGTAAGGAAGAGGCGAA AGTCGAACAGGCATAGAAGATTTCCAACAACCTTACCTCCAGGTTCTTTCAATATTAGTGATACACTCAGATTCGAGGAGGATCAGGGAAGAGAATGGGAGTTACCTCTCTTTGAGCTTAACACCATCGCTACAGCTACGAACAATTTCGCTTTCCGTAACAAGCTTGGAGAAGGTGGTTTCGGACCCGTTTATAAG GGCGTGTTAGAAAACGGTATGGAGATAGCAGTGAAGAGGTTGTCAAAAAACTCATGCCAAGGAATGGAAGAGTTCAAGAACGAGGTCAAGTTGATATCAAAGTTGCAGCATCGGAATCTCGTGAGGATGTTAGGATGTTGCGTAGAATCAGAAGAGAAGATGTTGGTATACGAGTATTTACCAAACAAGAGCCTAGACTATTTCATATTCG ATGAAGAGCAGAGAGCAGAGTTGGCTTGGCCAAAACGGATGGAGATAATATGTGGGATTGCTCGCGGAATCTTGTATCTTCATCAAGATTCAAGACTGAGGATCATCCACAGAGACCTCAAGGCCGGCAACGTACTCCTTGACAACGAAATGATCCCCAAGATTGCTGACTTTGGCATGGCGAGAATCTTTGGGGGAGACCAAATCAGAGGAAGCACAAATCGGGTCGTCGGAACATA A
- the LOC108810332 gene encoding G-type lectin S-receptor-like serine/threonine-protein kinase RKS1 isoform X1, whose amino-acid sequence MKIVFFNFFFFSCLLHPCICDDTIMRTQSMRDGDLIFSEGKTFAFGFFSLGVSKLRYVGIWYAQISEQTVVWVANRDHPMNHTSGVIRFSSRGNLCIYASVNTRKPLWSTNVSDSIVEPTLVARLSALGNLVLLDSVTKKGFWESFDHPTDSSLQFMRLGFTRKDGLDRVLTSWKSPGDPASGTFTLRINRTGFPQLILYKGLIPWWRTGSWTGLRWSGAVFQILFVNNQDEVSMTNRVMDASVITRMMVNETGYMQRLTWSAGEKRWNLFWSIPKEECDYYAHCGLNGYCHPASSEACTCLPGFEPKMPRDWLLRDYTGGCSRNNKTSLCREKEGFVKLTHTKIPDTSIASVDLNITLKECEQRCLLNCSCVAYASAYHEGVGGEKGCLTWHGDMLDTRSFLDSGQDLYIRVDREELERWNKTGSLGKRRVIFIVISLTAALMLLAVISLCFVRKRRKSNRHRRFPTTLPPGSFNISDTLRFEEDQGREWELPLFELNTIATATNNFAFRNKLGEGGFGPVYKGVLENGMEIAVKRLSKNSCQGMEEFKNEVKLISKLQHRNLVRMLGCCVESEEKMLVYEYLPNKSLDYFIFDEEQRAELAWPKRMEIICGIARGILYLHQDSRLRIIHRDLKAGNVLLDNEMIPKIADFGMARIFGGDQIRGSTNRVVGT is encoded by the exons ATGAAGATCGTCTTCttcaattttttcttcttttcctgcCTCCTCCACCCTTGTATCTGTGACGATACGATCATGAGAACACAGTCCATGAGAGATGGTGATCTCATATTCTCAGAAGGGAAGACATTTGCATTTGGATTCTTCAGCCTTGGAGTTTCAAAGCTCCGGTACGTAGGGATTTGGTATGCTCAAATCTCTGAGCAGACTGTTGTATGGGTTGCAAACAGAGACCATCCTATGAACCACACGTCTGGGGTGATAAGGTTCAGCAGCAGAGGGAATCTCTGCATCTATGCATCAGTCAACACAAGAAAACCTCTCTGGTCGACTAATGTTTCGGACAGTATAGTGGAACCAACTCTAGTTGCGAGACTCTCTGCTCTAGGGAACCTTGTTCTGCTTGATTCAGTTACAAAGAAAGGTTTCTGGGAGAGCTTTGATCATCCGACAGACTCTTCTCTTCAATTTATGAGGTTGGGTTTCACACGAAAAGACGGTTTGGATCGCGTTTTGACGTCTTGGAAATCTCCTGGTGATCCTGCTTCTGGAACTTTCACACTCCGGATAAATCGTACGGGATTTCCGCAGCTGATTCTGTACAAAGGTCTGATCCCATGGTGGCGTACGGGATCGTGGACCGGGTTGAGATGGAGCGGTGCTGTCTTCCAAATCTTGTTTGTTAATAATCAGGACGAAGTATCGATGACTAACCGTGTGATGGATGCTTCAGTCATAACAAGAATGATGGTGAACGAGACAGGATACATGCAACGTCTCACATGGAGCGCAGGGGAGAAGAGATGGAATCTGTTCTGGTCAATTCCTAAAGAGGAATGCGACTATTATGCACACTGTGGCCTTAACGGTTACTGCCATCCTGCAAGTTCAGAAGCGTGCACATGCTTACCTGGTTTTGAGCCAAAGATGCCCCGGGATTGGTTATTGAGGGACTACACGGGCGGGTGTTCGAGGAACAACAAAACTTCACTGTGCCGTGAGAAAGAAGGGTTTGTGAAGTTAACGCACACGAAGATTCCCGACACATCAATTGCAAGTGTGGATTTGAACATAACATTGAAGGAGTGTGAACAGAGGTGTTTACTGAACTGCTCTTGCGTCGCTTACGCTAGCGCTTACCACGAGGGTGTGGGAGGAGAAAAAGGGTGCTTGACATGGCACGGTGATATGTTGGATACAAGGTCATTCTTGGATTCTGGACAAGATCTCTACATACGTGTAGACAGGGAAGAGTtag AGCGGTGGAACAAAACTGGCTCGTTAGGAAAGAGGAGAGTCATTTTCATTGTCATCAGTTTGACTGCAGCCTTAATGTTACTAGCCGTCATTTCGTTGTGTTTCGTAAGGAAGAGGCGAA AGTCGAACAGGCATAGAAGATTTCCAACAACCTTACCTCCAGGTTCTTTCAATATTAGTGATACACTCAGATTCGAGGAGGATCAGGGAAGAGAATGGGAGTTACCTCTCTTTGAGCTTAACACCATCGCTACAGCTACGAACAATTTCGCTTTCCGTAACAAGCTTGGAGAAGGTGGTTTCGGACCCGTTTATAAG GGCGTGTTAGAAAACGGTATGGAGATAGCAGTGAAGAGGTTGTCAAAAAACTCATGCCAAGGAATGGAAGAGTTCAAGAACGAGGTCAAGTTGATATCAAAGTTGCAGCATCGGAATCTCGTGAGGATGTTAGGATGTTGCGTAGAATCAGAAGAGAAGATGTTGGTATACGAGTATTTACCAAACAAGAGCCTAGACTATTTCATATTCG ATGAAGAGCAGAGAGCAGAGTTGGCTTGGCCAAAACGGATGGAGATAATATGTGGGATTGCTCGCGGAATCTTGTATCTTCATCAAGATTCAAGACTGAGGATCATCCACAGAGACCTCAAGGCCGGCAACGTACTCCTTGACAACGAAATGATCCCCAAGATTGCTGACTTTGGCATGGCGAGAATCTTTGGGGGAGACCAAATCAGAGGAAGCACAAATCGGGTCGTCGGAACATAG